A single Bacteroidales bacterium DNA region contains:
- a CDS encoding GSCFA domain-containing protein — protein sequence MGTFRTTIKKQLSHEKIGYHSSIMMAGSCFAEHIGSKLQQNKFDIVLNPFGIVFHPFPLAASIERMIQAKEYTTDELLHHHHLWTSFDHHGSFSHPDIAISLKQINEALRQGHDQLKKSTWILVTFGTAWAYRLKSNGKIVANCHKYPASEFERIKTDADEIYRTWASSMQQLQVFNPDARIIFTVSPVRHLRDGAHENQLSKATLLLSIEKLNRDFPHTGYFPAYEIMMDDLRDYRFYGEDMIHPNNTAIDYIWEYFCNTYMADHTLIIMKEVDEIIKAAGHRFIHKTTENIVFAEKNLEKIRQICRQNPGLDFSREIKQFEEIIHKA from the coding sequence ATGGGAACATTCAGAACAACTATAAAAAAGCAGTTATCGCATGAAAAAATAGGATATCATTCATCGATCATGATGGCCGGTTCCTGTTTTGCCGAACATATAGGATCAAAATTACAGCAAAATAAATTCGACATAGTACTGAATCCTTTTGGAATTGTATTTCATCCCTTTCCTTTGGCAGCATCCATAGAAAGAATGATACAAGCAAAGGAATACACCACTGACGAATTATTACATCATCATCACCTATGGACCAGCTTCGACCACCATGGAAGTTTTTCCCATCCGGATATAGCCATCAGTCTGAAACAAATCAATGAGGCCTTGCGACAAGGACATGATCAATTAAAGAAATCGACATGGATACTGGTGACATTTGGAACTGCATGGGCATATCGACTTAAATCTAATGGGAAGATCGTTGCTAATTGCCATAAATATCCGGCATCAGAATTTGAACGTATTAAAACAGACGCTGATGAAATATACCGGACATGGGCGTCTTCCATGCAGCAATTGCAGGTATTTAATCCGGATGCCAGGATTATTTTCACAGTCAGCCCGGTGAGACATTTGCGGGACGGTGCGCATGAAAATCAATTGAGTAAGGCTACGCTGTTGTTATCCATCGAAAAATTGAACAGGGATTTCCCCCATACCGGTTATTTCCCTGCTTATGAGATCATGATGGACGACCTAAGGGATTACCGGTTTTACGGAGAAGATATGATTCACCCGAATAATACGGCCATCGATTATATTTGGGAGTACTTCTGTAACACCTATATGGCAGACCATACCCTCATCATAATGAAGGAAGTGGACGAAATCATTAAAGCTGCCGGTCATAGATTCATACATAAAACAACTGAGAATATAGTATTTGCAGAAAAAAACCTTGAAAAGATCAGACAAATCTGCCGGCA
- a CDS encoding lysophospholipase: MRVKEYYLNSKKIRLYVKQWLPDHDTDLVVIMVHGIGEYSGCYEHWAERFVAQSIGFVGFDLRGHGRSSGKRGHASLHQLMTDTRIVVKKINKACPHAVIILYGHSMGAHIALNYALTQGVKVQGIIASSPWLKLVRPPSPMLVNLARAGSSIFPSLTVKTGIKRDQLSSSEVQKSTKTDPLLHKKISIKLFTDLWKNGEIILKLKHRLNIPLLLMHGEDDPLVSCQASQAFANNAGAYTSFKLWKGMKHELLSDAENEAVFQHIIQWIMNVYKNGNIQNNYKKAVIA, from the coding sequence ATGCGCGTTAAAGAATATTACCTGAATAGCAAAAAGATAAGGCTGTATGTAAAACAATGGCTCCCCGATCACGATACTGATCTTGTTGTTATCATGGTACACGGAATTGGAGAATATAGCGGATGTTACGAACATTGGGCCGAAAGATTCGTAGCACAATCCATTGGATTTGTCGGATTTGACCTGAGAGGACATGGTCGTTCTTCCGGCAAAAGAGGACATGCGTCTCTCCATCAATTGATGACAGATACGAGAATTGTAGTAAAAAAAATCAATAAGGCTTGTCCACATGCAGTGATCATTTTATATGGCCATAGCATGGGCGCACACATCGCATTAAATTACGCTTTAACCCAGGGAGTTAAAGTACAGGGAATTATCGCATCATCACCCTGGCTGAAACTGGTCCGTCCACCATCACCAATGCTGGTAAATCTTGCAAGAGCGGGATCTTCAATATTTCCGTCGTTAACAGTAAAAACAGGCATAAAACGGGATCAATTATCAAGCAGTGAAGTACAGAAAAGTACGAAAACCGATCCCCTACTGCACAAAAAAATATCCATCAAATTATTCACCGATCTGTGGAAAAACGGTGAGATCATCCTGAAGCTAAAACATCGATTAAACATACCTTTGCTATTAATGCACGGGGAAGATGATCCGTTGGTATCCTGCCAGGCCAGCCAGGCATTTGCGAATAATGCAGGAGCATACACAAGCTTCAAACTTTGGAAGGGCATGAAGCATGAATTGCTCAGCGATGCTGAAAATGAAGCGGTTTTTCAACACATCATTCAATGGATCATGAACGTATATAAAAATGGGAACATTCAGAACAACTATAAAAAAGCAGTTATCGCATGA
- a CDS encoding gliding motility-associated C-terminal domain-containing protein translates to MWTVSNGACPSVSDEVTIEVLDVEVPSGFSPNGDNINDCFGVRGAENAESSELIIFNRYNKVVYKTNTVDTQKYWYPCLWDGRNSSGKELPSDTYYYQLTLNGDKVYKGYVILKR, encoded by the coding sequence ATGTGGACCGTTTCTAACGGAGCCTGTCCTTCCGTTTCAGATGAAGTAACTATTGAGGTGCTGGATGTGGAAGTACCTTCCGGCTTTTCACCTAACGGTGACAATATTAATGATTGTTTTGGCGTTCGGGGAGCTGAAAACGCTGAAAGTAGCGAGTTGATCATCTTTAATCGTTATAATAAAGTAGTATATAAGACAAATACGGTTGATACCCAAAAATATTGGTATCCGTGTCTATGGGATGGCAGGAACTCTTCGGGGAAAGAGCTTCCTTCCGATACCTATTATTATCAATTGACTCTTAATGGGGACAAGGTATACAAAGGATATGTCATACTTAAAAGGTAA
- a CDS encoding type IX secretion system membrane protein PorP/SprF, whose translation MSYLKGKWFILFCLLLCGFTCRAQNNPVYSQYLFNGLAINPAYAGSREVLNLAALYRTQWMNIDGAPRTQTLSGDFPLRNPQVALGLLVFNDKISIYRKTGVFATYAFRVKMNEGKLSFGLQAGFEQMREEQDKVHVIEPGDPMFDGEIHRLFMPNVGIGTYYYTSRYFAGLSIPKLLVYSPHKADAYKGKLSFNNVMLYGGMVFPISTNLKIRPSTLLHYEQKSILFDLNCNVILLPEETLEVGLSYRNSNVMVAMAQVRINPQLCIGYTYDHAFGKASITKGSHEIMLRYEFRYRVNAENPLYLK comes from the coding sequence ATGTCATACTTAAAAGGTAAATGGTTCATTTTGTTCTGCCTGTTGCTGTGTGGCTTCACTTGCCGGGCACAGAACAATCCTGTGTATAGCCAGTACCTGTTCAATGGACTGGCCATAAACCCGGCTTATGCCGGTAGTCGGGAGGTATTGAATCTGGCCGCTTTGTACCGTACCCAGTGGATGAATATCGATGGCGCACCGAGAACCCAGACATTATCCGGTGATTTTCCTTTAAGGAATCCTCAGGTAGCGCTCGGGCTGCTCGTATTCAATGATAAGATCAGCATATATCGTAAAACAGGGGTGTTTGCTACTTATGCTTTCCGTGTAAAAATGAATGAAGGTAAATTATCCTTCGGATTACAGGCCGGATTTGAACAAATGAGGGAAGAACAGGATAAAGTACATGTGATCGAACCGGGAGATCCTATGTTTGACGGGGAAATACACCGGTTATTCATGCCTAACGTCGGAATAGGAACCTATTATTATACATCCCGTTACTTTGCCGGGTTATCTATTCCGAAGCTTCTGGTGTATAGTCCGCATAAAGCCGATGCTTACAAGGGGAAATTATCATTCAATAATGTGATGTTGTATGGTGGTATGGTCTTTCCCATCAGTACTAATTTGAAAATCAGGCCTTCCACATTATTGCATTATGAGCAGAAAAGTATTTTGTTCGATTTGAACTGTAATGTGATCCTTTTACCGGAAGAAACGCTGGAAGTTGGGTTATCATACCGGAATTCCAATGTTATGGTGGCCATGGCGCAAGTACGGATCAATCCGCAACTTTGTATCGGATATACTTATGACCATGCTTTCGGAAAAGCAAGTATCACAAAAGGTTCACATGAGATCATGCTGCGGTATGAATTCCGGTATCGTGTAAATGCTGAAAATCCTTTGTATCTGAAATAG
- a CDS encoding PKD domain-containing protein, protein MDCIKNILFLFCTILVQGVWAQSYEVTPLSINTSYADEVAAVPVGNDLIYCSNRNQNVLISRTDKHNEYLFHLYIVHRTDSSKWSAPQILYKDLVPHAHQGPGSISADGNTLYFTVNSKSGNGIFITQREGNSWVNVRPFVHNHPDYKMAHPSLSRDGLRLFFASDMPGGLGGFDIYYCDWTPTGWGSPKNLGPDVNTPDDELYPFIQANGILYFSSRGHQSMGGLDIFSVRELNDQWGMRQQLEAPVNSESDDFAYSASDEDGLDGYFSSNRNGKTIDIFSFRSLFPVFYECNKQEENDYTYEFFDERAISLDTTTFYYEWDLGDGTVKKGEIVEHTYLSPGTYTVQLNIKDSLTGEFENRAADYLMEVLDIEQPYITTNNSVKAGEPLLLDASKTYLPEIEIDEYYWILGDGNQTKGEHITHTYTAPGTYQIRLGITGIHKTTGEKVKLCSYREIMVTGQ, encoded by the coding sequence ATGGATTGTATAAAAAATATATTGTTTCTGTTTTGTACCATCCTTGTTCAGGGTGTATGGGCACAATCATACGAGGTAACCCCTCTTTCCATCAATACGTCCTATGCCGATGAAGTAGCCGCTGTTCCTGTTGGTAACGATTTGATTTATTGCTCCAACCGGAACCAGAACGTGTTGATTAGCCGGACTGATAAACATAATGAGTATTTATTTCATTTATATATTGTTCACCGGACCGATAGTTCAAAATGGAGTGCACCTCAGATTTTATATAAAGATCTGGTTCCTCATGCTCATCAAGGCCCGGGTTCCATCAGTGCGGACGGAAATACATTATATTTTACGGTCAATAGCAAAAGCGGGAACGGAATATTTATCACACAAAGGGAAGGTAACAGCTGGGTGAATGTTCGGCCCTTTGTACATAATCATCCCGATTATAAAATGGCACATCCGTCATTGAGCAGGGATGGCCTGCGATTATTTTTCGCATCGGATATGCCGGGAGGATTAGGGGGCTTTGATATCTATTATTGTGACTGGACACCTACCGGATGGGGTTCTCCCAAAAATCTGGGCCCGGATGTCAATACTCCGGATGATGAGCTTTATCCGTTCATCCAGGCAAATGGGATTTTATATTTTTCTTCACGTGGACATCAATCTATGGGCGGGTTGGATATTTTTTCAGTGCGGGAGTTAAATGACCAGTGGGGGATGCGTCAGCAGCTGGAGGCACCGGTTAATTCTGAAAGTGATGATTTCGCTTATTCGGCATCCGATGAAGATGGCCTTGATGGTTATTTTTCCAGTAATCGTAATGGAAAAACCATAGATATCTTTTCTTTCCGGTCTCTTTTCCCCGTATTCTACGAATGTAATAAACAGGAAGAAAATGATTATACCTATGAGTTTTTTGATGAGAGGGCTATTTCTCTGGATACTACTACCTTTTATTATGAATGGGATCTAGGGGATGGTACCGTTAAAAAAGGTGAAATAGTGGAGCATACCTATTTGTCTCCGGGAACATACACCGTTCAGTTAAATATTAAGGATTCCCTGACCGGAGAATTCGAAAACCGAGCTGCAGATTATCTGATGGAAGTACTGGATATAGAACAACCCTATATTACGACAAATAACTCAGTGAAGGCCGGAGAACCATTATTGCTGGATGCTTCTAAAACTTACCTTCCTGAAATAGAGATCGATGAATACTATTGGATACTTGGTGATGGCAACCAGACGAAAGGTGAGCACATAACGCATACATACACTGCTCCGGGAACTTATCAGATACGGCTTGGCATAACAGGTATCCATAAGACGACCGGAGAGAAAGTGAAATTATGTTCGTACCGGGAAATTATGGTTACCGGGCAATAA
- the atpB gene encoding F0F1 ATP synthase subunit A, translated as MTRQTIFVTCFLSFFLFSFTVNAAGHEEEKFNPGTFILDHIGDAYEWHILTVGDHHVSVPLPVILYSGQSGFHLFMSTKFHHGHDAYKGFSIAADGAHKGKIVEQQSDGTMARPLLDLSITKNVFAMFVSIALILWIFLSVAKQYKRNPDRAPKGLQSLMEPLILFVRDDIARPAIGYKYERFMPYLLTLFFFILINNLMGLIPIFPFGANVTGNIAITMVLALLTFLITLGSSNKNYWIHIVNTPGVPWWLKFPIPLMPFIEFVGMLTKPFVLMIRLFANITAGHIIAIGFFSLIFIFGAMKPLMGYGVSVISVAFTIFMTVLELLVAFIQAYVFTLLSALYFGGAVEDIHH; from the coding sequence ATGACACGTCAAACGATATTTGTAACATGCTTCCTGTCTTTCTTTTTGTTCTCTTTTACAGTGAACGCGGCCGGGCATGAAGAAGAAAAATTCAATCCGGGAACATTCATCCTCGATCATATCGGAGATGCCTATGAATGGCATATATTAACCGTCGGTGACCATCATGTTTCCGTACCTCTTCCTGTGATCCTTTATAGCGGGCAATCCGGATTTCATCTGTTTATGTCTACTAAATTTCACCATGGACACGATGCCTATAAAGGATTCAGCATTGCTGCCGATGGTGCCCATAAGGGAAAAATAGTAGAACAACAGTCGGATGGTACCATGGCCCGTCCTTTATTGGATCTATCCATTACCAAGAATGTATTTGCCATGTTCGTGAGTATTGCCCTTATATTGTGGATATTTTTGTCTGTAGCAAAGCAATACAAACGTAATCCGGATAGGGCGCCTAAGGGACTGCAATCCTTGATGGAGCCGCTTATCCTTTTTGTACGTGATGATATTGCCCGTCCGGCCATCGGTTATAAATACGAACGATTCATGCCGTATCTGTTGACCTTGTTCTTTTTTATCCTGATCAATAACCTGATGGGGTTGATCCCTATCTTTCCATTTGGGGCCAATGTAACCGGTAATATTGCTATTACCATGGTGTTGGCGCTGCTTACCTTTCTCATCACGCTGGGCAGTTCCAATAAGAATTATTGGATACATATAGTAAATACTCCCGGAGTTCCATGGTGGCTGAAATTCCCGATACCCCTGATGCCATTCATAGAATTTGTCGGAATGCTGACCAAGCCGTTTGTATTGATGATTCGTTTGTTTGCCAATATAACTGCCGGGCATATCATCGCTATCGGTTTCTTTAGCTTGATCTTTATATTCGGAGCTATGAAACCGTTAATGGGATATGGTGTTTCCGTAATTTCTGTGGCCTTCACTA